In one window of Mauremys reevesii isolate NIE-2019 linkage group 22, ASM1616193v1, whole genome shotgun sequence DNA:
- the SUV39H1 gene encoding histone-lysine N-methyltransferase SUV39H1 isoform X2, protein MGTAAAGSGGERRSPPHPSGHAPWEKKFRAAPVAGGEKKKKMAENLKGCAVCCKSSWSQLQDLCRLERVRCPSLGITRRNLSHFEVEFLCDYKRVREEEFYLVKWRGYPESENTWEPRKNLRCVGLLKQFHKDLEQAWIRRDGKPKKNARWLDQGVANYVVQKAKQRRALWRWERQLNAKRNHKGRIVVENEVDLDGPPRDFVYINEYKVGEGISLTQVAVGCECRDCLAEAAGGCCCPGASRHKFAYNELGQVRIRAGLPIYECNARCRCGAECSNRVVQRGIRYDLCIFRTANGRGWGVRTLEKIRKNSFVMEYVGEIITSEEAERRGQIYDRQGATYLFDLDYVEDVYTVDAAYYGNISHFVNHSCDPNLQVYNVFIDNLDERLPRIALFATRHIRAGEELTFDYNMQVDPVDAESTRMDSNLGRAGGLAGSPKKRVRIECKCGAESCRKYLF, encoded by the exons ATGGGAACGGCCGCGGCGGGGAGCGGCGGGGAGCGtcgctctcccccccacccctctggccacgccccctggGAGAAAAAGTTTCGGGCGGCCCCAGtggctggaggggaaaaaaaaaaaaagatggcggAAAATTTAAAAG GCTGTGCCGTGTGCTGCAAGTCCTCATGGTCCCAGCTGCAGGACCTGTGTCGGCTGGAGAGGGTTCGCTGCCCCTCGCTGGGCATCACCCGCAGGAACCTCAGCCACTTCGAGGTGGAGTTCCTGTGTGACTACAAGAGAGTGCGG GAGGAGGAGTTCTACCTGGTGAAGTGGCGTGGCTACCCGGAGTCGGAGAACACCTGGGAGCCGCGGAAGAACCTGCGCTGCGTGGGCCTGCTGAAGCAGTTCCACAAGGACCTGGAGCAGGCCTGGATCCGGCGGGACGGCAAGCCCAAGAAAAACGCCCGCTGGCTGGACCAGGGCGTGGCGAACTACGTGGTGCAGAAAGCCAAGCAGCGGCGGGCCCTGTGGCGCTGGGAGCGCCAGCTGAACGCCAAGCGCAACCACAAGGGGCGCATCGTGGTGGAGAATGAGGTGGATCTCGATGGGCCACCCCGGGACTTTGTCTACATCAATgaatacaaggtgggtgagggcaTCTCCCTCACCCAGGTGGCGGTGGGCTGCGAGTGCCGTGACTGCCTGGCGGAGGCAgctggcggctgctgctgccccggCGCCTCCCGCCACAAGTTCGCCTACAACGAGCTGGGCCAGGTGCGCATCCGGGCGGGGCTGCCCATCTACGAGTGCAACGCCCGCTGCCGCTGCGGGGCCGAGTGCTCCAACCGCGTGGTGCAGCGGGGCATCCGCTACGATCTGTGCATCTTCCGGACCGCCAACGGGCGCGGCTGGGGTGTGCGCACCCTGGAGAAGATCCGCAAGAACAGCTTCGTCATGGAGTATGTGGGAGAG ATCATCACATCAGAAGAGGCGGAGCGACGAGGGCAGATCTACGACCGCCAGGGTGCTACCTACCTCTTTGATCTGGACTACGTGGAGGATGTTTACACAGTGGACGCTGCCTACTACGGCAACATCTCACACTTCGTAAATCACAGC TGCGACCCCAACCTGCAGGTGTACAACGTGTTCATCGACAACCTGGATGAGCGGCTGCCGCGCATCGCCCTCTTCGCCACGCGGCACATCcgggctggggaggagctcaCCTTCGACTACAACATGCAGG TGGACCCGGTGGACGCAGAGAGCACACGGATGGACTCCAACCTGGGCCGGGCTGGCGGCCTGGCCGGCTCCCCCAAGAAGCGGGTGCGGATCGAGTGTAAGTGCGGGGCCGAGTCCTGCCGGAAGTACCTCTTCTAG
- the WDR13 gene encoding WD repeat-containing protein 13 isoform X2 — translation MLEPGDMGAAILKRRLTLASSPEAPAGTGMAAVWQQVLAVDARYNAYRTPGSPQFRTQYIRRRSQLLRENAKAGHDPGARKLYLRLRAQLLAQRYGPLSEQSSFRAYSNSIVRSSRTTLDRMEDFEDDARALGARGHRRSVSRGSYQLQAQMNRAAYDERPPGSVVPTSVAEASRAMAGDTTLSENYAFAGMYHVFDQHVDEAVPKVQFANDDKHLLACCSLDGTISVCQLAPAPPAVLRVLRGHSRGVSDFAWSLSNDVLVSTSLDGTMRIWAAGEGKCIRQIPDPDGAELLCCVFQPMNNNLTVVGNGKHNLHVVNISTGKKVKGGSSKLTGRVLALSFDAPGRLLWAGDDRGSVFSFLFDMATGKLTKAKRLVVQEGSSITSISARSWVSREARDPSLLINACLNKLLLYRVVDNEGTLQLKRSFQIQQGSHPVRSIFCPLMSFRQGACVVTGSEDMCVYFFDVERASRAIVNKLQGHSAAVLGVSFNCDESLLASSDAKGMVIVWRREQK, via the exons ATGTTGGAGCCGGGGGACATGGGGGCGGCCATCTTGAAACGGAG GCTCACCCTGGCCAGCTCCCCCGAGGCGCCGGCCGGGACTGGCATGGCCGCAGTGTGGCAACAGGTGCTGGCAGTGGACGCGAG GTACAACGCATACCGCACGCCCGGCTCCCCGCAGTTCCGCACCCAGTACATCCGGCGGCGCAGccagctgctgcgggagaacgCCAAGGCCGGGCACGACCCCGGCGCCCGCAAGCTGTACCTGCGGCTGCGCGCGCAGCTCCTGGCGCAGCGCTACGGGCCCCTCTCCGAGCAGAGCAGCTTCCGCGCCTACAGCAACAGCATCGTCCGCAGCAGCCGCACCACCCTGGACCGCATGGAG GACTTTGAGGATGATGCCCGAGCGTTGGGGGCCCGTGGCCATCGCCGCTCCGTCAGCCGCGGCTCCTACCAGCTGCAGGCGCAGATGAACCGTGCGGCGTACGACGAGCG accccctgGCAGCGTGGTGCCCACGTCGGTGGCGGAGGCCAGCCGGGCCATGGCCGGGGACACGACGCTGAGCGAGAACTACGCCTTCGCCGGCATGTACCACGTCTTCGACCAGCACGTCGACGAGGCCG TGCCCAAGGTGCAGTTTGCCAACGACGACAAGCACCTGCTGGCCTGCTGCTCGCTGGACGGCACCATCTCGGTGTGCCAGCTggcgcccgccccgcccgccgtGCTGCGGGTGCTGCGGGGCCACAGCCGCGGCGTCTCCGACTTCGCCTGGTCCCTCTCCAACGACGTGCTGGTCTCCACCTCGCTGGACGGCACCATGCGCATCTGGGCCGCCGGCGAGGGCAAGTGCATCCGCCAGATCCCCGACCCCGACGGCGCCGAGCTGCTCTGCTGCGTCTTCCAGCCCATGAACAACAACCTCACCGTG GTGGGGAACGGGAAGCACAACCTGCACGTGGTGAACATCTCGACGGGGAAGAAGGTGAAGGGCGGGTCGAGCAAGCTGACGGGCCGGGTGCTGGCGCTCTCCTTCGACGCCCCCGGCCGCCTGCTCTGGGCCGGTGACGACCGCGGCAGCGTCTTCTCCTTCCTCTTCGACATGGCCACGG ggAAGCTGACCAAGGCCAAGCGGCTGGTGGTGCAGGAGGGCAGCTCCATCACCAGCATCTCAGCCCGCTCCTGGGTCAGCCGGGAGGCCCGCGACCCCTCGCTGCTCATCAACGCCTGCCTCAACAAGCTGCTCCTGTACCG GGTGGTGGACAACGAGGGGACCCTGCAGCTGAAGAGGAGTTTCCAGATCCAGCAGGGCTCCCACCCCGTGCGCAGCATCTTCTGCCCCCTCATGTCCTTCCGCCAGGGGGCCTGCGTGG TGACAGGCAGCGAGGACATGTGCGTCTACTTCTTCGACGTGGAGCGCGCCAGCCGGGCCATCGTGAACAAGCTGCAGGGGCACAGCGCCGCCGTGCTGGGCGTCAGCTTCAACTGCGACGAGAGCCTGCTGGCCTCCAGCGACGCCAAGGGCATGGTCATCGTCTGGCGCCGCGAGCAGAAATAG
- the SUV39H1 gene encoding histone-lysine N-methyltransferase SUV39H1 isoform X1: protein MGTAAAGSGGERRSPPHPSGHAPWEKKFRAAPVAGGEKKKKMAENLKGCAVCCKSSWSQLQDLCRLERVRCPSLGITRRNLSHFEVEFLCDYKRVREEEFYLVKWRGYPESENTWEPRKNLRCVGLLKQFHKDLEQAWIRRDGKPKKNARWLDQGVANYVVQKAKQRRALWRWERQLNAKRNHKGRIVVENEVDLDGPPRDFVYINEYKVGEGISLTQVAVGCECRDCLAEAAGGCCCPGASRHKFAYNELGQVRIRAGLPIYECNARCRCGAECSNRVVQRGIRYDLCIFRTANGRGWGVRTLEKIRKNSFVMEYVGEIITSEEAERRGQIYDRQGATYLFDLDYVEDVYTVDAAYYGNISHFVNHSCDPNLQVYNVFIDNLDERLPRIALFATRHIRAGEELTFDYNMQGECPPGGCLAPLLGGALGWDPPPDAFSPPPQWTRWTQRAHGWTPTWAGLAAWPAPPRSGCGSSVSAGPSPAGSTSSSPCVPCRGSGTHGHHRAGLGGGGQGGPCPPFPRWTYLTCRFPLPVKGVL, encoded by the exons ATGGGAACGGCCGCGGCGGGGAGCGGCGGGGAGCGtcgctctcccccccacccctctggccacgccccctggGAGAAAAAGTTTCGGGCGGCCCCAGtggctggaggggaaaaaaaaaaaaagatggcggAAAATTTAAAAG GCTGTGCCGTGTGCTGCAAGTCCTCATGGTCCCAGCTGCAGGACCTGTGTCGGCTGGAGAGGGTTCGCTGCCCCTCGCTGGGCATCACCCGCAGGAACCTCAGCCACTTCGAGGTGGAGTTCCTGTGTGACTACAAGAGAGTGCGG GAGGAGGAGTTCTACCTGGTGAAGTGGCGTGGCTACCCGGAGTCGGAGAACACCTGGGAGCCGCGGAAGAACCTGCGCTGCGTGGGCCTGCTGAAGCAGTTCCACAAGGACCTGGAGCAGGCCTGGATCCGGCGGGACGGCAAGCCCAAGAAAAACGCCCGCTGGCTGGACCAGGGCGTGGCGAACTACGTGGTGCAGAAAGCCAAGCAGCGGCGGGCCCTGTGGCGCTGGGAGCGCCAGCTGAACGCCAAGCGCAACCACAAGGGGCGCATCGTGGTGGAGAATGAGGTGGATCTCGATGGGCCACCCCGGGACTTTGTCTACATCAATgaatacaaggtgggtgagggcaTCTCCCTCACCCAGGTGGCGGTGGGCTGCGAGTGCCGTGACTGCCTGGCGGAGGCAgctggcggctgctgctgccccggCGCCTCCCGCCACAAGTTCGCCTACAACGAGCTGGGCCAGGTGCGCATCCGGGCGGGGCTGCCCATCTACGAGTGCAACGCCCGCTGCCGCTGCGGGGCCGAGTGCTCCAACCGCGTGGTGCAGCGGGGCATCCGCTACGATCTGTGCATCTTCCGGACCGCCAACGGGCGCGGCTGGGGTGTGCGCACCCTGGAGAAGATCCGCAAGAACAGCTTCGTCATGGAGTATGTGGGAGAG ATCATCACATCAGAAGAGGCGGAGCGACGAGGGCAGATCTACGACCGCCAGGGTGCTACCTACCTCTTTGATCTGGACTACGTGGAGGATGTTTACACAGTGGACGCTGCCTACTACGGCAACATCTCACACTTCGTAAATCACAGC TGCGACCCCAACCTGCAGGTGTACAACGTGTTCATCGACAACCTGGATGAGCGGCTGCCGCGCATCGCCCTCTTCGCCACGCGGCACATCcgggctggggaggagctcaCCTTCGACTACAACATGCAGGGTGAGTGCCCGCCGGGGGGGTGCCTGGCCCCACTGCTtgggggagccctggggtgggatcCTCCCCCTgatgccttctctcctcccccgcaGTGGACCCGGTGGACGCAGAGAGCACACGGATGGACTCCAACCTGGGCCGGGCTGGCGGCCTGGCCGGCTCCCCCAAGAAGCGGGTGCGGATCGAGTGTAAGTGCGGGGCCGAGTCCTGCCGGAAGTACCTCTTCTAGCCCCTGCGTGCCCTGCCGGGGGTCAGGGACCCACGGCCACCACCGCGcagggctcgggggtgggggtcaggggggCCCATGCCCACCCTTCCCCCGTTGGACTTACCTCACCTGCCGCTTCCCCCTTCCCGTCAAGGGGGTTTTATAG
- the WDR13 gene encoding WD repeat-containing protein 13 isoform X1 translates to MARKGRSPSASSRDPPAWRRFQLTLASSPEAPAGTGMAAVWQQVLAVDARYNAYRTPGSPQFRTQYIRRRSQLLRENAKAGHDPGARKLYLRLRAQLLAQRYGPLSEQSSFRAYSNSIVRSSRTTLDRMEDFEDDARALGARGHRRSVSRGSYQLQAQMNRAAYDERPPGSVVPTSVAEASRAMAGDTTLSENYAFAGMYHVFDQHVDEAVPKVQFANDDKHLLACCSLDGTISVCQLAPAPPAVLRVLRGHSRGVSDFAWSLSNDVLVSTSLDGTMRIWAAGEGKCIRQIPDPDGAELLCCVFQPMNNNLTVVGNGKHNLHVVNISTGKKVKGGSSKLTGRVLALSFDAPGRLLWAGDDRGSVFSFLFDMATGKLTKAKRLVVQEGSSITSISARSWVSREARDPSLLINACLNKLLLYRVVDNEGTLQLKRSFQIQQGSHPVRSIFCPLMSFRQGACVVTGSEDMCVYFFDVERASRAIVNKLQGHSAAVLGVSFNCDESLLASSDAKGMVIVWRREQK, encoded by the exons ATGGCCCGGAAGGGCCGATCACCGAgcgccagcagccgggaccccccCGCCTGGAGGAGATTCCA GCTCACCCTGGCCAGCTCCCCCGAGGCGCCGGCCGGGACTGGCATGGCCGCAGTGTGGCAACAGGTGCTGGCAGTGGACGCGAG GTACAACGCATACCGCACGCCCGGCTCCCCGCAGTTCCGCACCCAGTACATCCGGCGGCGCAGccagctgctgcgggagaacgCCAAGGCCGGGCACGACCCCGGCGCCCGCAAGCTGTACCTGCGGCTGCGCGCGCAGCTCCTGGCGCAGCGCTACGGGCCCCTCTCCGAGCAGAGCAGCTTCCGCGCCTACAGCAACAGCATCGTCCGCAGCAGCCGCACCACCCTGGACCGCATGGAG GACTTTGAGGATGATGCCCGAGCGTTGGGGGCCCGTGGCCATCGCCGCTCCGTCAGCCGCGGCTCCTACCAGCTGCAGGCGCAGATGAACCGTGCGGCGTACGACGAGCG accccctgGCAGCGTGGTGCCCACGTCGGTGGCGGAGGCCAGCCGGGCCATGGCCGGGGACACGACGCTGAGCGAGAACTACGCCTTCGCCGGCATGTACCACGTCTTCGACCAGCACGTCGACGAGGCCG TGCCCAAGGTGCAGTTTGCCAACGACGACAAGCACCTGCTGGCCTGCTGCTCGCTGGACGGCACCATCTCGGTGTGCCAGCTggcgcccgccccgcccgccgtGCTGCGGGTGCTGCGGGGCCACAGCCGCGGCGTCTCCGACTTCGCCTGGTCCCTCTCCAACGACGTGCTGGTCTCCACCTCGCTGGACGGCACCATGCGCATCTGGGCCGCCGGCGAGGGCAAGTGCATCCGCCAGATCCCCGACCCCGACGGCGCCGAGCTGCTCTGCTGCGTCTTCCAGCCCATGAACAACAACCTCACCGTG GTGGGGAACGGGAAGCACAACCTGCACGTGGTGAACATCTCGACGGGGAAGAAGGTGAAGGGCGGGTCGAGCAAGCTGACGGGCCGGGTGCTGGCGCTCTCCTTCGACGCCCCCGGCCGCCTGCTCTGGGCCGGTGACGACCGCGGCAGCGTCTTCTCCTTCCTCTTCGACATGGCCACGG ggAAGCTGACCAAGGCCAAGCGGCTGGTGGTGCAGGAGGGCAGCTCCATCACCAGCATCTCAGCCCGCTCCTGGGTCAGCCGGGAGGCCCGCGACCCCTCGCTGCTCATCAACGCCTGCCTCAACAAGCTGCTCCTGTACCG GGTGGTGGACAACGAGGGGACCCTGCAGCTGAAGAGGAGTTTCCAGATCCAGCAGGGCTCCCACCCCGTGCGCAGCATCTTCTGCCCCCTCATGTCCTTCCGCCAGGGGGCCTGCGTGG TGACAGGCAGCGAGGACATGTGCGTCTACTTCTTCGACGTGGAGCGCGCCAGCCGGGCCATCGTGAACAAGCTGCAGGGGCACAGCGCCGCCGTGCTGGGCGTCAGCTTCAACTGCGACGAGAGCCTGCTGGCCTCCAGCGACGCCAAGGGCATGGTCATCGTCTGGCGCCGCGAGCAGAAATAG
- the WDR13 gene encoding WD repeat-containing protein 13 isoform X3 codes for MAAVWQQVLAVDARYNAYRTPGSPQFRTQYIRRRSQLLRENAKAGHDPGARKLYLRLRAQLLAQRYGPLSEQSSFRAYSNSIVRSSRTTLDRMEDFEDDARALGARGHRRSVSRGSYQLQAQMNRAAYDERPPGSVVPTSVAEASRAMAGDTTLSENYAFAGMYHVFDQHVDEAVPKVQFANDDKHLLACCSLDGTISVCQLAPAPPAVLRVLRGHSRGVSDFAWSLSNDVLVSTSLDGTMRIWAAGEGKCIRQIPDPDGAELLCCVFQPMNNNLTVVGNGKHNLHVVNISTGKKVKGGSSKLTGRVLALSFDAPGRLLWAGDDRGSVFSFLFDMATGKLTKAKRLVVQEGSSITSISARSWVSREARDPSLLINACLNKLLLYRVVDNEGTLQLKRSFQIQQGSHPVRSIFCPLMSFRQGACVVTGSEDMCVYFFDVERASRAIVNKLQGHSAAVLGVSFNCDESLLASSDAKGMVIVWRREQK; via the exons ATGGCCGCAGTGTGGCAACAGGTGCTGGCAGTGGACGCGAG GTACAACGCATACCGCACGCCCGGCTCCCCGCAGTTCCGCACCCAGTACATCCGGCGGCGCAGccagctgctgcgggagaacgCCAAGGCCGGGCACGACCCCGGCGCCCGCAAGCTGTACCTGCGGCTGCGCGCGCAGCTCCTGGCGCAGCGCTACGGGCCCCTCTCCGAGCAGAGCAGCTTCCGCGCCTACAGCAACAGCATCGTCCGCAGCAGCCGCACCACCCTGGACCGCATGGAG GACTTTGAGGATGATGCCCGAGCGTTGGGGGCCCGTGGCCATCGCCGCTCCGTCAGCCGCGGCTCCTACCAGCTGCAGGCGCAGATGAACCGTGCGGCGTACGACGAGCG accccctgGCAGCGTGGTGCCCACGTCGGTGGCGGAGGCCAGCCGGGCCATGGCCGGGGACACGACGCTGAGCGAGAACTACGCCTTCGCCGGCATGTACCACGTCTTCGACCAGCACGTCGACGAGGCCG TGCCCAAGGTGCAGTTTGCCAACGACGACAAGCACCTGCTGGCCTGCTGCTCGCTGGACGGCACCATCTCGGTGTGCCAGCTggcgcccgccccgcccgccgtGCTGCGGGTGCTGCGGGGCCACAGCCGCGGCGTCTCCGACTTCGCCTGGTCCCTCTCCAACGACGTGCTGGTCTCCACCTCGCTGGACGGCACCATGCGCATCTGGGCCGCCGGCGAGGGCAAGTGCATCCGCCAGATCCCCGACCCCGACGGCGCCGAGCTGCTCTGCTGCGTCTTCCAGCCCATGAACAACAACCTCACCGTG GTGGGGAACGGGAAGCACAACCTGCACGTGGTGAACATCTCGACGGGGAAGAAGGTGAAGGGCGGGTCGAGCAAGCTGACGGGCCGGGTGCTGGCGCTCTCCTTCGACGCCCCCGGCCGCCTGCTCTGGGCCGGTGACGACCGCGGCAGCGTCTTCTCCTTCCTCTTCGACATGGCCACGG ggAAGCTGACCAAGGCCAAGCGGCTGGTGGTGCAGGAGGGCAGCTCCATCACCAGCATCTCAGCCCGCTCCTGGGTCAGCCGGGAGGCCCGCGACCCCTCGCTGCTCATCAACGCCTGCCTCAACAAGCTGCTCCTGTACCG GGTGGTGGACAACGAGGGGACCCTGCAGCTGAAGAGGAGTTTCCAGATCCAGCAGGGCTCCCACCCCGTGCGCAGCATCTTCTGCCCCCTCATGTCCTTCCGCCAGGGGGCCTGCGTGG TGACAGGCAGCGAGGACATGTGCGTCTACTTCTTCGACGTGGAGCGCGCCAGCCGGGCCATCGTGAACAAGCTGCAGGGGCACAGCGCCGCCGTGCTGGGCGTCAGCTTCAACTGCGACGAGAGCCTGCTGGCCTCCAGCGACGCCAAGGGCATGGTCATCGTCTGGCGCCGCGAGCAGAAATAG
- the WAS gene encoding LOW QUALITY PROTEIN: wiskott-Aldrich syndrome protein (The sequence of the model RefSeq protein was modified relative to this genomic sequence to represent the inferred CDS: inserted 2 bases in 1 codon) translates to MSRGSRSGARGQQENVPSHLLLDHENQQVFELLGRKCTTLATSVAQLYQALPPNSQVWGKQGCGVLCLVKDNPRRSYFIRLFDLKERRLTWELELSSQLVYSAVTPYFHTFPGDECQAGLNFADEAEARDFYALVEEKVQKRHQRMEKRQLPPPPPPVNEERRASTLPRSPMPGGDMNGPSKQPNSPSGSLNLVTMDIQNPDITSSRYRGLPVPTAAEKKKGKKKISKADIGAPSGFKHVTHVGWDPNTGFDVNNLDPDLKTLFSQAGISEAQLTDAETSKLIYDFIEGQGGLEAVKEELRRQGPAPPPPPMTRSGPLPPPPPSSARGRSGPLPPIPGGPPPPSSMPNRGPLPSQPPRGHQPPPRGPLPSASRSGPPPPPAAGAAXPPPPPPPPPPPQSLQGLVPSPLPSGGVSSPGSQPAPPTTGRGALLDQIRQGIQLTKTPEMLDSPPPPQSSEGLVGALMHVMQKRSKVIHSSDEGEDNGGDEEDDDEWDD, encoded by the exons ATGAGCCGGGGGTCCAGGTCAGGGgcgcgagggcagcaggagaaCGTCCCCTCCCATCTCCTCCTGGATCATGAAAACCAGCAGGTGTTTGAGCTCCTGGGCCGGAAATGCACG ACCCTGGCCACGTCGGTGGCCCAGCTGTACCAGGCCTTGCCCCCCAACAGCCAGGTCTGGGGCAAGCAGGGCTGCGGGGTCCTGTGCCTGGTGAAGGACAATCCCCGGCGCTCCTACTTCATCCGCCTCTTCGACCTCAAG GAGAGAAGGCTGACATGGGAGCTGGAGCTCTCCAGCCAGCTGGTCTATTCCGCCGTCACCCCCTATTTCCACACCTTCCCCGGGGAC GAATGCCAGGCCGGGCTGAACTTTGCGGACGAGGCTGAGGCCCGCGACTTCTACGCGCTGGTGGAGGAGAAGGTCCAGAAGCGACATCAGAGGATGG AGAAACGGCAGCTCCCCCCGCCACCTCCCCCGGTCAATGAAG AGCGACGGGCATCGACGCTGCCCCGATCCCCGATGCCCGGGGGAGACATGAATG GTCCCAGCAAACAGCCGaattccccctctggctccttgAACCTGGTGACGATGGACATCCAGAACCCGGACATCACCTCGTCCCGGTACCGGGGGCTGCCGGTGCCCACGGCCGCCGAGAAGAAGAAGGGCAAGAAAAAGATCTCCAAGGCCGACATTGGTGCCCCAAGCGGATTCAA GCATGTCACCCACGTCGGATGGGACCCCAACACCGGCTTTGAC GTGAATAACCTGGACCCCGACCTGAAGACGCTCTTCTCCCAGGCCGGGATCAGCGAGGCTCAGCTGACCGACGCCGAGACCTCCAAACTCATCTACGATTTCATCGAAGGCCAGGGCGGGCTGGAGGCTGTGAAGGAGGAGCTGAGAcgccagg gcccagcaccacccccgccccccatgacCCGGTCcgggcccctccctcccccacccccttcctcagcgAGGGGCAGGTCTGGCCCGTTGCCCCCGATCCCAGgcggccccccacccccctcatctATGCCAAATAGGGGGCCTCTTCCCTCCCAGCCTCCCAGGGGGCATCAGCCCCCCCCTCGTGGGccccttccctctgcctcccGGTCTGGTCCGCCCCCTCCGCCTGCTGCTGGGGCAgc cccacccccacctcctccaccaccccctcCGCCCCAGTCTCTTCAGGGCCttgtcccctccccacttccttcCGGGGGGGTCAGCTCCCCAGGGAGCCAGCCCGCTCCCCCCACAACTGGGCGTGGGGCCCTGCTGGACCAGATCCGCCAAGGCATCCAGCTCACCAAG ACCCCCGAGATGCTGGACTCCCCGCCGCCCCCGCAGAGCTCCGAGGGCCTGGTGGGGGCGCTCATGCACGTCATGCAGAAGCGGAGCAAAGTGATTCACTCCTCGG ACGAAGGCGAGGACAACGGCGGGGACGAGGAGGACGATGACGAATGGGATGACTGA